One Pseudomonadales bacterium genomic window, TGAGTGTCGGGGAAATCGGTAATGTCGATGCTAAAACTATCCATTGATATGCGCCCAACTATGCCTGCAACTTTTCCGTTTAACAGTATGGGGGCTCCGTTCGGCAAAGCGCGTGGATAGCCATCTCCGTAACCGATAGCGACCACTGCGATACGGCTAGGTCGCTTGGTAACCCAGTTTGCCCCGTAACCAACGGTTTCGCCGACGTTCAATTCTTGTATTGCAATAATGGTCGATTTTAGCGTCATTACCGGTTTTAATGCGCTATTGTGTTGGCGCCAATTAAGTAGTGGAGATGCGCCAAAAAGCATCACACCAGGTCGGACCCAATCTTTATGAGTTGTTGGCCAAGCCATGATAGCCGCTGAATTTGCTAAACTCTTAGTGGCATCTATACCGCCGGTGAGCTGGTCAAACAGTTGGCATTGCTTGTCTGTCATGGGGTTATCGGGATCGTCAGCACAGGCGAAGTGACTCATTAAACGAACCTGCGTCACATTGGGTGAAGCATGTAACCTCTGGTAGGCAGCTTGAAACTGTGCTGGTGTTATACCGATACGGTGCATACCGGAGTCCAGTTTGAGCCAAATGGTAAAGGGTTTCGTGCAGGTGATGCTTTCCAGCAATTTAATCTGGTTAAGCTGGTGTACCACCAGGTCTAAGTGCAGCTGTTCTGCCAGTTTAAGCTCTTCAAGGTTGGCTACCCCGTGAAGTACGGTAATCGGTGAGCGGATGCCAGCTTCGCGTAGCTCAACTGCCTCATCAATAATGGCGACAGCGAAGGCATCGGCCTGAGCAAGTGCCTGTGCTACCTGAACCATGCCGTGGCCATAGGCGTTGGCCTTAATGACGGGCATTATTTTCTGGTTGGGTGCGTACTGCTTAACCAGTTCAAAATTATGGCGTAATGCCGCTAGATTAATGAGCGCCTGGGTAGCTCGAGTCACAGATGCATATCCGAGGGAAATTTGAATTAGGGTAAGTTAGTGTACGAGTTGTGTGGGCGTATTTCTAATACTCATCATAATTGCCATGTGCCAAATCTTCAAAGCGAGTGTATTTGCCAATAAAGGCTAGGCGCCTTGTACCGATGGGGCCA contains:
- the alr gene encoding alanine racemase is translated as MTRATQALINLAALRHNFELVKQYAPNQKIMPVIKANAYGHGMVQVAQALAQADAFAVAIIDEAVELREAGIRSPITVLHGVANLEELKLAEQLHLDLVVHQLNQIKLLESITCTKPFTIWLKLDSGMHRIGITPAQFQAAYQRLHASPNVTQVRLMSHFACADDPDNPMTDKQCQLFDQLTGGIDATKSLANSAAIMAWPTTHKDWVRPGVMLFGASPLLNWRQHNSALKPVMTLKSTIIAIQELNVGETVGYGANWVTKRPSRIAVVAIGYGDGYPRALPNGAPILLNGKVAGIVGRISMDSFSIDITDFPDTQVGASVTLWGQGLAVENIAELANTIPYELLCQISLRVPRAYVEI